The Bifidobacterium actinocoloniiforme DSM 22766 genomic sequence TGATGATGACCGGCAGGGGCAGGATCCCCTGGTGCTCCTCCAGCTTGGCCTTGAGCGCGTCCACCCGCACCCAGATGCTGTTGGTGTTGAAGTAGGGGTGCTTGCGGATGCTCATGGCCGAAGCCTTGTCCCGTGGGTCGACCTGGGTCATCTCCCTGAGCAGCAGGCGGCCGCTCTTCTTGTCAACCACCAGGTGGCCACCCTTCCTGTCGGCTTCCGTGCGCTGGGCCACCTCGACCATGAAGGGCGAACCGGACTGGGCGAAGTGACCGGCCAGGGTGCGGGAGGGGCGGGCGCCTAGGTTGTCGGAATTGGAGATGAAGAGGTACTCGATGCCCTGGGCCTGAAGGGTGTCAAGCAGGCCGGACTCCCAAATCGTGGAGAAAAGGTCACCATGCCCCGGCGGGCACCATTCCAACTCCGGGTTGTCCGGGTATGACACAGGCTCGCCGGTCGCCAGGTCTATCTTGGGCTCGCTGTGCTGGATGATTTCGATGGGGACCTCGCTTTGCGCGAAGTTCTTGTTGCGGTGCACCACCCGTAGGGTGTCCGCGGAGGTGCGGAAGGAGTTCATCAGCGTCAACGGCAGTGGCACGTCCAACCGTTTGCGGGCCGTGATGACCTGGCCCAGGATGATGTCGAGGAAACGCATTTGCCGGGCTTTGTGCCGGCGCACGGGCAACAACGACTTGGCCTTCTCCAAGCCCATGGAAGTGCCCAGTCCCCCGTTCAGTTTGAGGAAAGCGGCTTTGGAGAATGCCTCCAAAGCGAAGTCCATGTCCATGGATTCGCGCACTTGTTTAAAGGTCGGCACGTCTTTGAGCGGAGTCACATCATGCTCGCGGATGCAGTGGTCCACATCCCCGTCGCTCCAGGTCTTATACATGTGTTCGAATTGCGCAATAGCCACGTCGCTCATCTGCTTATCGTGCATCTTCGCGCGGCAGTGTTCTAATGCCTTGGAATCCATCAGTCTCCTCCCTTGCGTTAGGACCAGTGTAATCGATGGTCATGCGGACGGCCAAAGGCGGTGGATGCAAGTGGGATAAGCTAACTGCCTGACGCGCCGAGCGATTGGCAAGACCTACCCTGTGTGCTACAGTTTTTCTTCGGTGCTTGTAGCACTGTTCGGGCCGTAGCGCAGTTTGGTAGCGCACTTGACTGGGGGTCAAGGGGTCGCGGGTTCAAATCCCGCCGGCCCGACGAGATAGCAAAATTCCAAGGCTTTCGGGCCTTGGAATTTTTCGTATGCCACCAATCGGGGTCTACGGGAGCTGAACGTGTTGTTTTAGGGTTTGGGTATGTGCCTGGTTGCGCGTCCATCGGATCCTGCTGTTGGGTGTCTGACGGGTGTGTCGAACTCGTTCCGATTGATGGCGGGACCGTAGTTGTCGGGCCCGTCCGTCTGCTGTCCGGTCCTTTGTTCCCATGCCGATTGCGGCTGGTGGTGCTTGTCCCTGATCAGGCTGGTGGGGTCGGGGTCGGCGCCTCTCATGTGGCATCGCCGTTCGCGGGCACGTCCCATGTGCCCCTCGGGCTGGCCGTGGCGGTTGCAGGAGGGTGCGTTTGATCAGGCAGTTGGGGCCACCCTCCAGCCGGTTGGCGGCGTTCCACTGGGCACTTTCGGTCGGGCCGGGTTCCAGGAAGGCGAAGCGCCGGCCCTTAAGGGGCAAGCGTTCCAGGCGCCGGTAGCGTCGCCTCAGCTCCTGGCGGGTTCGTCGCCAAGAGCCGTTTGCGGACTTGGGGTTGGTTCGGGTCGTTCTTGGCCATGGCGCGTTCGTTGATGGACCTCTTCCGCCGCTCGTGCCAGGCGTTGGGGGCCTCGCCCCACCGGGAGCGGGGTGCATGTCAGATCGGCCCTGGTGCTGCGCTGCGCGTGCACTGGGCAGCGTTGCATGCGTGTGCCGAGCTAGATGGCCCCGCGGACCTTCTGCGCGCCGCGCAGGCCTTCGGCGATGAGCGCGTCCGGCTGCGGGATGCGGGAGAAGGGGGCCGTGGGCGCCTCGGTGTTCTCGTAGTGGCAGCATCGCCGGTCGATGGCCTGTCCGCTGGCCCCGTCAGTCGCTATGACCCGGCTTCGGCGGTGGGCCATGTAGGTGCCGTGGGCCGTGACCGTGTGCTGGGCCATCCCCGTGCGGCTCGATGACGGGGTATGCTCCGGCGCCAGCCGACCTGTTTGCGCCGCGCCCGGGCCCCCGTGACCCCCGTCTGTTCCTGTGCCCCGCCCGAGGAGGCAGCCGGTCCAGGAACTCCTTCCGGCTGGGCGGACCGCAGACGGTCCGTGGGCCGTGCGGTGGACGTCAGCGAGCGGGACGGGCACATCCGCCGCGGCGAACCTGACGCCGCGCGCCAGTGCTTGCCCATCGGCCCGCGGTGTATCGGGCAATGTCTGGCCCTCTTCGACCTGGTCCTTATGCACCAATTGAACGGGACGCCACGCCCCCCCCGGCACCTCCCCTCCCCATGAAGACCCCGGGTTTATTGACGCCATCCGACACGACCACTGCCACAAGCCCAAACTCCCAACATAAACAACACGTTAAGTTCCCATAGGCCCTAAGTGCTTAGATTTGTATTTATTCGAGGAGGAATGTAATGCAGAGAATAAGTAAGAGAGGCTCGTGTGACGGATGCCGTGGTCTGCAGCCTGGCTACAATTGCCGGAATTTAGCCTGTGGACGTACCGAAGGTGGGGACGCCAAAGACACCGATTCCACTGTTTCCAGTATCGACAGCAAGCCAGCAAAGGGCGTTTTGACGCTTTGGCGATGGGAGCCGAAGGGAAGAAGCTTCCTGAGCTGGTCAAAGACTCTGAAAAGGAGAACTCCGAACGTTCATGTCAAAGTGACCTCTATACCTTGGGACTCCGCTCACGACAAGTTTCAGACAGCCATTGCGGCTGGCAATGGTCCAGATTTGGCCTAGATAATCAACACTTGGATGGCCGATTTCAGCAATGCCCTCTCGACCGTGCCAAGCAACCTCTCCATGGATGACATGGCATCCGGCCCCGTTGAGGGCGGTAAGGTCGATGGGTAAGCAGCTGGGTGTGCTTTGGTATATCGACACCCATGTCCTCTATACCGCACTGATCTGGCCCAGCAGGCCGGTTAGGGCCACGCTCCCAAGACCTGGGATGAGCTCAGCGCAATGGGCAAAGACATGAAGAAGCTGGACGGCACGCACTTCGGTCTCTACCTGAACCCTGCTGGAACGGACAACTTCATCGCTGATCTTCCATTCGCTTTTTCTGCTGGCACCTCGCTGACCGACGAGTAAGGTAAGAGGTGGACCTTGAACACCCCGGAGATGCGAAAGGCTATCACCTATACCAGCAATCTCTTCAAGGAAGGTATTGCAGATGTGAATGCCGATACCAGTGCGGG encodes the following:
- a CDS encoding UTP--glucose-1-phosphate uridylyltransferase; the protein is MDSKALEHCRAKMHDKQMSDVAIAQFEHMYKTWSDGDVDHCIREHDVTPLKDVPTFKQVRESMDMDFALEAFSKAAFLKLNGGLGTSMGLEKAKSLLPVRRHKARQMRFLDIILGQVITARKRLDVPLPLTLMNSFRTSADTLRVVHRNKNFAQSEVPIEIIQHSEPKIDLATGEPVSYPDNPELEWCPPGHGDLFSTIWESGLLDTLQAQGIEYLFISNSDNLGARPSRTLAGHFAQSGSPFMVEVAQRTEADRKGGHLVVDKKSGRLLLREMTQVDPRDKASAMSIRKHPYFNTNSIWVRVDALKAKLEEHQGILPLPVIINKKTVDPADPSTPAVIQLETAMGAAASLFEGATCVKVDRMRFLPVKTTSDLFIMRSDRFHLTDSYEMEDGNYIFPNVQLDQRYYRNISDFNERFPYGVPALAAAQSVSIQGDWTFGRDVTLYSDAKLEDPGRPSYVPNGQFIGPQGVEPDDWI
- a CDS encoding extracellular solute-binding protein; the protein is MQRISKRGSCDGCRGLQPGYNCRNLACGRTEGGDAKDTDSTVSSIDSKPAKGVLTLWRWEPKGRSFLSWSKTLKRRTPNVHVKVTSIPWDSAHDKFQTAIAAGNGPDLA